In Primulina huaijiensis isolate GDHJ02 chromosome 4, ASM1229523v2, whole genome shotgun sequence, the DNA window TCAGGAAGTGATACACCGTTGCACAGTTTGAGTTCATTTAGTTGTTTGCTGGTCTTGATTTGGTATTGCGATTATCTTGATATGGTGGGTGGATCGAATAATTTGATGGAGGAGGATCAAAGTTTGAGATTTGTTTGCAAGTTTTGCTACAAAAAGTACCCTTGTGGGAAGTCGTTAGGGGGTCACATTAGGTCTCATGTGATTGCGAATTCAGTTGAATCTGAGAAAAAAGTTGAGGCCAgcatgaaaataatttcatctCCAATTGATGATGTGCAGCAGAATTTTACCGAGTTTGTGAATGGGCAATCTAGTTACGGCCTGAGGGAGAATCCCAAGAAAACTTGGAGGACAGTGGATTTAAGTTTCGATTATTCACAAGAAAGAGTTTGCAAGCAATGTGGTAAAGGGTTTCAATCTATGAAAGCTTTGTGTGGTCATATGGCAGTTCACTCGGAGAAAGATAAGGCTAACTTGAAGGATGATCAATCTTGGCCTGGTGAAAACCAGAAGCTGTTACTGGATAGTTGTTCCGATGCAGAAGTCGATGACAGGATTGTTCGAACAAGGTCATCAAAGAGTACGAGGTATAATAAGATTATACCAAATTCTGATTTTAACTTGGCTAATAATGGTTCTTCATCTGTTTCGGAGATTGATGGGAATGAACAAGAAGAGGTGGCTGTGTGTTTGATGATGTTGTCTATGGATTATGTGAACACTGGTGGTGTTTATTCGGTTGTAGAATCTTCTGATAACAATTCTGCTGTTTTGGAGACTAAATCATCTTCTATTGACATGAGAAATGATAGTAAATATGGCTTAGACCGGAGCAAGACGACCCAAGTAAAGAAACTCGGGGATAGAAAGATTAAAGAAACTGCTTTGGATGATGAGATATATTCAATGGAGGATTCTGATTCTGGGTATTTCTTGGATGAATGTGCTAAGGTTGAGTCAGATGTGTCTTTTGACCGGTTATACAGAAATTGTACAACCGGTGAAGGCAAAAAGTCCCTGGTAAAGGAAAATGGGGATGATGATGCTTATACGGTTTCAAATCCAACTAGGATTGAATCCCAAAAGTGGAATCCGGAATTGTGGAACCAAACTTGTCGAACGAAGAATGGTTCGCCATATACTGAGGCACAGAACCATCCTCAGAAGAGACGTAAATACGAATGCTTGAACTGTACAAAGACGTTTAACTCATATCAGGCTCTTGGAGGGCACAGACCTTGCCATAAACGAAACAATGCCACCGAATCAAGGTATGAAAGCGATGAGAACATCCTCCATGAGTACAATGACTTCAGAACTAATGGTAAATTTGGTGGATCCACTAGCAGCAGAAAACTAACTGCTAAAGATTCGTTTCAATATGCTGAGAAAAAAATCAAGCCTGAGAAAAGTAAGGTTCACATTTGTCCGTTTTGCCAAAGAGTTTTCAAGAACGGTCAGGCCTTAGGTGGACACAAGAGGTCACATTTCATCGACCGTGGCCGCGAGGAAAATACCAACGAAAGTTCAGTTATGAAGCCTAAGCTCCCTGATTTACTCGATCTCAATCTTCCAGCTCCCGAAGAGGATGAGGTTGATATTGGAGATTCCCCGTTTTTTCGAGTTTAAGTTTCTGGTAAGCTcataaagattcaaacaaaCTTCGAATGCCGGTCTCATACGATGTTTTTCGTGCTTTGCTGTGTTCATTCTGCCTGTAAGAAGCCTCCTTATTCATCCCATATTTTTGCATGTTTTAAGATCATTCATCAGCTTTTGCAGACTCTTTTAgttcatttttgttttttttccatcTTTGTTTTGAAGTGTGATATGACACATGATAAATTTCTGTTATCCAGTTGTCCATTTATTCAAGACTAAATGcaaagaattattttatttatattattcaaTTTGCTCTCAACTCCTTCTGCTGCCTTATTCTTCATAAAGTATTAGGGAGGCCAACTGGTAAAAGGAAGTCTATATCTATTATGCAATTTAACGACACAGACACGACACGAATACGGCCTGATCTTCATTCAGATCCATTTTGATGGAGCCATAGTTCATAACTTTTGATTTGGGAGGAACAATTATATGCATACACATACCTATTTGTCCCTTCCTAATGTCTTTCACTTGGAcaatataaaatgttttgatTATGATAAGAATAAATTGTCTTATTTACTCACTAATGCTTAACACTATTCCAAAATAGGATAATTAACTTAATGGAATCCTAATCGGGCGATTAGTGTTTATTTTAATGGCTTAACAAttgtttttctttgaaaataaaagtgtTAGGATGAAGTGAATAGTGGAGTGGGGAAACTTTTAGCTATCTTCACATTGAAGTAAGGCAACTTCACTTTAAAGTAGTGCAAGCACCCTTTATCTTGGAATGCAATTGTTTCCATCACTTTGCTTGAGAGATTAACACGTGATTTTATAGTCCAAATGTTAGAagcaataattaaaattaaaatatttgaattggaCAGTTATCACGGGTATAGTTCttaataaaaatgacaaaactTGTGGTAAAACGCTACTCcaatttccaaaatttcttaccaagcatatttttaaaaatagttttaaaaagataattttaataaaGAATGGTTGAAAACTATCGATCATATGTAATATGTGATTAACCAAAAATCGCAATTTTTGTTCTTtctatttgatatttttataatttcggTTGTCTATATTGTCAAAATTGAGTTTTAGTCATTTATGTTTCAAATTTTAGATTCTTCGTTTGAGGATTCTGATATGAAACTGCACACGTGAGTGTCATGTTGGTACCAGGTCAGTCGCACATCAACATATTGGAAAAACAACCACAATTGTTTTggactaaaactaaaatttgaaaaatgcgaagaaccaaaattaaaaaaaaaaattacaagaacAAAATTGCAATTTTACAATCGTTACAATGTGGGCAATAGGATGTGTAAAAGGAGTAAAGTCCTATTAATTGAGATATCAACTTATAATAACTTCTCATTGAACATGTGAGGTTTCTTGAAAAGCACTTGAAAGAATATATGGACGAAAGGTCACAAGGAGTTGTACTCTACCGGTTCGATTTCCTATTAATGTAACTTTATTTAATAGTTGTATCACATTTACATAATTTAGGGCCCATAAATATAACATTCATTTAAGAATAGGTATATaatgagacggtatcacgaatctttatctgtgagacgggtcaaccctaccgatattcacaataaaaagtaatattcttagcataaatagtaatactttttcacggATGACCCAAAAAAgttatccgtctcacaaaatacgacccatgagaccgtctcacacaaatttttgtcttcaTTTAAAAtgtattcaaaaaaattttacatataaaataatttaattacaagAAAAAATTTACACCATATTAATTGTAATCTCATTAATAAAttgaaattcatatatatattctttgaTTCATTAGTTTAGTTACCTATCGattctaaaaatttaatattaatatgattatattTTAGTTAATTACCAAGCGCGATCCATGGATTACATGTTCTAATACCTTAAATCCATATAATGTTTGATttataaaccataaaatatatactctattcaattttttaagaaaataatataatattatgttgataaattgaatattatagTTAATAATAGATATCGAATCAAATGTTGAATATAAAAAAGAACTGAATGAATCTTATATTATACATCAAACCATATATTAAAAGATATTGAAAAAAGTACACATTGTCACTTCGATTTGAGGATGTGATATTATAAATGAAAAGTCAAAGTTTTTAATCAAATCATTTaataagatttattaaatatttttgcatgtaatttttttaaaaattttaaccaatattccaaaatattatttatcttttaaaaactaaaaaaaaaacataaaattaaaatagattATTGGAACCAAATTCCCCTAAAATTTAATTGGTTAGTTCATTTTACTTCATACAcactatttattttattaaatgaaatattaattagtTCAACAACTAGGAAAATAAGTTGTGACTTGCAATAAAGGCTGTGTAGTCACTTCATTACTTTGGTACCAAATTTTGGTTTAGTAATACAAATACAAtatgtgaaaaataataatatatataattgtttggCTAGTGTTACGTGATgattaattgaaatataaagataacataacttttttttttattctgattaatataaaatttgagtCAGATACGAGATTAAAAAACGATTCTGAATCACGCCATTCGTAACATTTAACGATGAGTATTATTCTATAATTCATCTCTGAtttccaaaataatttaaaaaacgaccatgaatatttaaataaaattagttatcCTATATCAATAACTACTCCTCTATCCATGAGATATTTATGAACTACAACAAAAtgtaaaacataaaaaacaTTAATTGACTGAAAAAATTGAACAGTAATATTTTatacagaaaataaaatataataaatccttaaattaaaataaattatttgttctaTAAATATGACTTTTCTTTTCATGGGCCAGTATCGGGCCCACGTATGGTCATCCGGCCCAATTCAGTGGACTAATAAAATTCCTTCGTCTCCGATTAGGAAGGAGAGTAGAGTAAGGACTTTTCGTCTGCTTTCCGTCGGAATCAGAAAATGTCAGTGAATAAAACAAAATCCAATCGTACACGTGTACGGCAGTGTGTTGAGCAGAGATTTTATCCACGAAATTTAATGCCAT includes these proteins:
- the LOC140975335 gene encoding uncharacterized protein, with amino-acid sequence MVGGSNNLMEEDQSLRFVCKFCYKKYPCGKSLGGHIRSHVIANSVESEKKVEASMKIISSPIDDVQQNFTEFVNGQSSYGLRENPKKTWRTVDLSFDYSQERVCKQCGKGFQSMKALCGHMAVHSEKDKANLKDDQSWPGENQKLLLDSCSDAEVDDRIVRTRSSKSTRYNKIIPNSDFNLANNGSSSVSEIDGNEQEEVAVCLMMLSMDYVNTGGVYSVVESSDNNSAVLETKSSSIDMRNDSKYGLDRSKTTQVKKLGDRKIKETALDDEIYSMEDSDSGYFLDECAKVESDVSFDRLYRNCTTGEGKKSLVKENGDDDAYTVSNPTRIESQKWNPELWNQTCRTKNGSPYTEAQNHPQKRRKYECLNCTKTFNSYQALGGHRPCHKRNNATESRYESDENILHEYNDFRTNGKFGGSTSSRKLTAKDSFQYAEKKIKPEKSKVHICPFCQRVFKNGQALGGHKRSHFIDRGREENTNESSVMKPKLPDLLDLNLPAPEEDEVDIGDSPFFRV